The following coding sequences lie in one Ferrimicrobium acidiphilum DSM 19497 genomic window:
- a CDS encoding DUF6788 family protein produces MLPGSLITLRRKCGKPSCRCAAGDPHESPALSYSVAGRTKMLTLRPEEVEEVAQAVARYRKSVNDLAAEAQVELDELVARVRATRASDRR; encoded by the coding sequence GTGTTGCCCGGCTCGCTCATCACGCTGCGACGAAAGTGCGGCAAGCCGAGCTGCCGGTGTGCCGCGGGTGACCCCCACGAGAGTCCTGCGCTCTCCTATAGCGTCGCAGGTCGAACCAAGATGCTCACCTTGCGTCCCGAGGAGGTCGAAGAGGTGGCCCAGGCGGTGGCCCGCTACCGAAAGAGCGTCAACGATCTCGCAGCCGAGGCCCAGGTCGAGCTGGACGAGCTTGTCGCCCGGGTGCGGGCCACCAGAGCGAGCGATCGACGGTGA
- a CDS encoding ATP-binding protein, with translation MDTVAVLGRAYRSRVIDMALLRALSAAGAVVVEGARASGKTMTTLHAANSYTFIDDADVQRTLEIAPRSVLEGDAPRLLDEWQVNPELWNLVRRAVDATAEPGRFILTGSAIPADDITRHTGAGRFIRLRQRTMTWSEKLDGAACQVSIARLFEGERPATDMKASIELDEVIENILRPGFPAMTALGLEQSADRLRAYIDDVARTDIRRLADVRHEPDVIKQLIAALARSIASEVTNRTLAADVRAVAPTIDVETISGYIKLLQRLFIVEPQQPWAPKLRSRARLRVSPKLHLVDASLAAAALGAGPGQLRSDLETLGMLFESAVIHDLMVFASAIGGEVRHYRDSNGKEIDAIVTLTDGRWGAVEVKLGGAQMLAGIKSLRDVIDQIDTDAVGEPTFRLVVTGTGPVLIADDGTVIAPLSALAP, from the coding sequence ATGGATACCGTTGCAGTACTCGGACGTGCGTACCGGTCGCGAGTGATCGACATGGCGCTACTTCGCGCGCTGAGCGCGGCCGGTGCTGTGGTAGTCGAAGGTGCCAGGGCCAGCGGCAAGACAATGACCACCCTGCATGCCGCAAATTCCTATACATTCATCGACGATGCTGACGTACAACGCACCCTGGAGATCGCGCCACGCTCGGTGCTCGAGGGGGACGCTCCACGACTGCTCGACGAATGGCAAGTCAACCCCGAGCTCTGGAACCTGGTTCGACGCGCCGTCGATGCGACCGCGGAACCTGGGAGGTTCATTCTTACCGGGTCTGCTATACCCGCCGACGACATCACCCGCCACACGGGGGCAGGCAGGTTCATCCGACTTCGCCAACGGACGATGACCTGGTCGGAGAAGTTGGATGGAGCTGCTTGTCAGGTAAGTATCGCCAGACTGTTTGAGGGTGAGCGACCGGCCACGGATATGAAGGCCAGCATCGAACTCGACGAGGTAATCGAGAATATCCTGCGGCCTGGTTTCCCCGCCATGACGGCGCTCGGGCTCGAACAGTCCGCAGACCGCCTTAGGGCCTACATCGACGACGTTGCACGCACGGATATCAGACGACTGGCCGACGTGCGGCATGAGCCGGACGTGATCAAACAACTGATTGCTGCGCTGGCCCGGTCCATCGCTTCCGAGGTAACCAACAGAACCCTTGCCGCCGACGTGCGAGCGGTAGCGCCGACGATCGACGTCGAGACCATCAGCGGCTACATCAAACTGTTGCAGCGACTGTTCATCGTCGAACCCCAACAGCCCTGGGCGCCAAAGCTACGATCCCGGGCTCGGCTGCGTGTCTCGCCGAAGCTTCACTTGGTCGATGCATCGCTCGCAGCGGCGGCACTCGGAGCAGGACCGGGACAGTTGCGTAGTGATCTGGAAACATTAGGAATGCTCTTCGAGAGTGCGGTGATCCATGACCTGATGGTGTTCGCGTCTGCAATCGGCGGCGAAGTCCGCCACTACCGAGACTCGAACGGCAAGGAGATCGACGCGATCGTCACACTTACCGATGGACGTTGGGGAGCAGTCGAGGTCAAGCTCGGCGGGGCACAGATGCTGGCTGGGATCAAGTCGTTGCGCGACGTCATCGACCAGATCGACACTGACGCCGTTGGCGAACCAACCTTCCGTCTTGTCGTCACCGGCACCGGTCCGGTCCTCATCGCGGACGATGGCACCGTAATCGCCCCACTGAGTGCTCTCGCGCCCTAA
- a CDS encoding IS4 family transposase: MPRVGQVKVPDGERLTDRIAIGVLTSMFPPTLIDEVIQRAGRVEQRHRLLPARVVVYFTLAMCLWADEGYEEVARLPVGGLKHMARWRGDWQVPSSGALTQARARLGGEVMKMLFERIASPTGTESSVGSWWRGLRLVAIDGTVFDLPDTEANSAHFGRPGSSRGEMQGAFPQARVVALVECGTHAIIGAEIGACSTGETTLARSLFKKLNLEAPTHPENWSPKTEESAP, from the coding sequence ATGCCAAGAGTCGGTCAGGTCAAGGTTCCCGATGGCGAGCGTCTCACGGATCGGATAGCCATCGGGGTATTGACCTCGATGTTTCCGCCAACGCTCATCGACGAGGTAATCCAGAGGGCTGGGAGGGTAGAGCAACGTCATCGGTTGCTCCCAGCGCGGGTGGTCGTGTATTTCACCCTTGCGATGTGCCTATGGGCCGATGAGGGTTATGAGGAGGTTGCCCGGCTACCCGTCGGTGGCTTAAAGCATATGGCCCGCTGGCGAGGAGACTGGCAAGTGCCGAGCTCTGGGGCACTCACCCAGGCGCGTGCCCGGCTCGGTGGTGAGGTGATGAAGATGTTGTTTGAGCGGATTGCCTCACCGACGGGTACCGAGTCCTCGGTCGGCTCGTGGTGGCGGGGCTTACGGCTCGTAGCGATCGATGGGACCGTGTTTGACCTACCAGACACCGAGGCGAACTCGGCTCACTTCGGTCGACCGGGGAGTAGTCGGGGTGAGATGCAAGGGGCCTTCCCCCAGGCTCGGGTGGTAGCACTCGTCGAATGTGGAACGCACGCGATTATCGGTGCTGAGATCGGCGCATGCTCTACGGGAGAGACCACCTTGGCTCGTTCGCTGTTCAAGAAACTAAACCTAGAAGCACCGACGCACCCGGAGAATTGGTCCCCCAAAACTGAAGAAAGTGCCCCCTGA